GGTTTGACAGGGGTGGAAAAACAGGCGGTTAACTGGTGCGCAGTAGCAAGCAGAGACTCAACACTGGGAAGATTGGTATCCCACTCCAATAACACAGGTCGGGGACCAAACTGAGCCAAGCGCTTCTGGAGATAGGCCACCACCTCTTCACATGGGGCACAACCATGATCATCCAAGAGATAAGATTCCCCATCATGGTATTGCGTTCGATGCCCAGCAACATGGATTTCACCCACATATCGATCTTCAATCGCTTCAAAATAGGCCTCAACATTTAAGCCAAGGTTATGGCCACTCACCACGACATTGTTGATGTCGAGCAACACGCCACACCCTGTTTTGGCACAGAGTGCATTCATAAACTCCGGCTCTTCCCGTTCATCACACCGGTTAAAACTGATGTAACGAGATGGGTTTTCGATCAACAGCGTTCGGCCCAAATATTCTTGCGCAACATCAATATGACGCGCGACGACCGCCAACGCCTCATCATCATACGGTAAGGGTAGAAGATCATTATAATAGACCCCCTCAAACATGGACCATGATAGATGCTCAGAGATCAAAGCAGGTTCATAGCGATCTATAAATTGCTTCAGGCGGGATAAATGCGCGCGGTCGATATCATCTGATCGCCCGAGAGAGAGCCCAACGCCATGGGCACTGATGGGATAGTGACAACGCAGTTCATCCAAGCGGGCTAAACGCGCGCCACCCGCAACCATGTAGTTTTCGGGGTGAACTTCAATCCACCCCACAGCTGACGTCTCCACGGGAAAAGTTTGGGCATGCACCTCCCGATAGCCCACCCCGACCCACGATGTAGGGGGATATGCCGTAAGGCAGCTTTTTTCCACCTTACGGACATCACCCAACCTCTGAGAAAAACTACTGTTTAATATCGGGGTTAATGCCATTAAACGGCTCCAGTTTACCTTTCATCTGAACACATTTGACAGCATCCATCTCCTTCCACTCATCTCCCGAATAATCTTTAATGGCCTTACCTGCGCACATATGGGTTCCACTGGCATTACCACAATCATTTTCTCCAGCTTTGGCCACGCCAAAACACTTTACTCCAGCCTCAGCCGTCCCAGTAACCGCACCACTGGCGGCCAAAGCCAAAGCTCCCGCAAAAACCACTGCTGCTGCACTATGTTTTTTCTCATTCATGCTGCACCTCCCTAATACGTCTACACACATAACATTGATACCCACGATAGAGGACCATATCAATACTGTTTCGGTGCATGTGACAGAGGAAAGTTCTAGAAAAAAAGATGGGGGTGGATAAACAAAACTAATATTACGGGTGTTTAGACACACCACAATCCAAGTTAAAACACAGAACAGAACAAGAGAAGGCGTGCCAACATTGGGCAAAAAAGGTCCACAGTACACGCGATGGAACAGGCAGGCGACACAGCATAGATTTTAAGAAAGAAGAAGAATTCAGCCAATAACCCAAGATAGAAACAAACAACAGATCACTCATGGAATGATCGAAGATTTAATGATCAGCATGTGATGAATAGATATGGATGATTGGCCACCACCGCCATACAACACAGCCTATTCCGTTTTTTAAGCATACGAGCTTTGATCAAACAAATCCGGCACCCGACCCTCAAAGCTCCTGAACGATACAACAGCACAGACCCAGCCCACACAACCGATCCAAACTAAAGACCAAACCAACAAACAGAGCCTGCTCTTTATCACTCTCACACACCAAGAGCCCCCAAAGAAACATGGCTCAGCCAACCCATAAGCCTATAGTTATCAAACAGCTATTAGAATAGCTTGACCATCCTACCCCTGAATAACCAGCATAAAATCAGGTCGGTGTGCCTTAGGCAAGAGAGTCCCCCAACAAAAGATCCACCGGTTGGAGCCACAGCTAAACCTATACCATCAGACTTAAACCAACAGATGGTTTAGCCAAGCACCAGCTTAATCCCCACCAACAACAGAAACAGACCAAACCCTTTTTTCAATTTCACCGCATCCATGCCATGGGCCAACTTCACCCCAAATGGGGTTGTAATCAGGGTCGCCGCAATAATGCTTAAAAACACCGGCCAAGCGATAAAACCCACACCCCAGGGGGGTAAATTGGCCACCCCCTGCCCAGCTTGAACAAAACCAACCGTCCCGAACAGGGCCAAAACCAACCCCATGGCCGAAGAGGTCGCCACAGCCCGTTGCATGGGCAAGTCAAACAGCAGACTTAAAGTCGGTACCGACAAGGTCCCCCCACCAATACCAAAGAGACTACTAATGCCACCAATAAGCCCCCCCATAACCGGGCGGCTCCACCGGGGCCAGTGATGACCGACACCACCCCCATCTTTTTTGGCGGTTAGCATCTTAATGCCAACCAAAACTTCAAACAGCCCAAAAAGCATACGGAGCTGATCGCCCTCCATCCATGCGGCCAACCATGCCCCACTCCACGCCCCCAACAACAGCCCCGGTGCAAACCAACGCACCATAGGCCATAACACGGCATTCCGCTTATGGTGGTGCCACGTTGCGGAAAGATTGGTCACAATAATGGTCGCCAAGGAGGTTGCAACCGCCATCTGCATAACAACCGTCGCATCCACACCATGCCACACAAAAAGCAGTAGCAGCGTTGGCACCAAAATAATGCCTCCGCCCACCCCAAACAGACCAGCAATGACACCAGCTAGCAAACCCGCACACGCGGAGGCAATAATGAGCGTTAACATAACGTCATAATCCAAAACAGGGAAAGATTTGGCCTAACAGCCAAGGGTGAACAACAGGAGGTCAAGTAAGCAACACACCAGCAAACCGGTTAGATACGCCATGGTGAGAAGAGGAGAGACAAGCTCTTGGATACATCACAACCTAAAAGAGAACAACAGCCTGTTAAAGACCCAGTACCTCTTTGGCCAGGGGCACCGTGATAGGCCGCTGCTGGCGTAGGGCTTCTTTATCCAGCCGCTCAATGGTCCGTGCGAACTCAGGCACCTGCCGGGGTAAACGCATTAACAAAAAATGCCGCACCGCTTCACTCAAACGAAGCTGACGATCAGAAGCCAGTTTATCCATAATGGCATCCAGCGAGGCTTCATCTGGTTCATCAATGTGCAGTACCGGACCCCACAACAATCTGGAGCGCAGATCATCCCGTAACCCAGCCATACTGCTGGGATCTATACGCCCTGCCCCCAGCAAATGACCACCCACGGCACGTAGACGGTTGTATAGATAGAGCACCCCCTCTTGCAAAGCCGGGGTTCCCTCCAACAGCTCCAACTCATCAATGGCCGCTAAACGGCAACGGCCATAACGGTCAATAAAGCGAGAGAGCAACGCTTCACTATGCTCTTTAGGTTGATTGGCCAGATGTTTAGAAAGGGTCGCCAAATCCAGATAAACCGCACTCTGCTCCCCATGCTCTAAGCGAACCGACGCCACCGCAGCCTGCAAGAGATGGCTCTTCCCCACCCCGGCATCTCCGGTTAGGATTAAGCCAGGAACTGTAGCGGCCTGCAGTTGACGCACTCCATTGGCCGCAATGGCGTTATGATCCCCAACGACCAGATTCTCCCAAGAGAGAACAGGGTCCAATGGAAAAGCAATTAGGAGCTGTGCAGGAGTTTGGTCCATTATTCCTGTCCACCAAAAAAGCCTGTGGTTACCCCACGGTCTTCTGCCCGATGGGTCCAAGACCAGATATAGGCAAAGCCTGAACTGACCGTTGTCAATAAGACCACCCACACCATGATATCTGTTACACCCACAAACCAACCATAACTACTATGGGCCATAACAACCCCTAACAAAACGATCTGTGCAACTGTGTTAAGCTTGCTGATCCACAACGGTTCGATTTTCAGATCTCCTGTTAAAATCTGATAAACAATCGCCCCACCTACAATGACCAAATCGCGTGTAATCACCAGCAAAGTTAACCACAACGGAACCATATGGCTCCAGGCAAGAACAACAAAGCCGGCAATCAACAGTAACTTGTCAGCAATAGGGTCTAGATAGCCCCCAAGCTCTGTCACCTGGTCCCATTTTTTTGCCAAGTAACCATCCAGCGCATCGGTCACACCCGCAATCACAAAAATCCACAACGCCCACTCTGCATAGCCCTTTATCATGCACCATATAAAGATGGGCACCATAAAGATACGTGCGAACGAGAGTAGATTCGGCACATTCATCCCCCGCGACTCCCACTACGGGCGAAGGGATTATTAAAAGGTCCAGGGAAGGTTAATGGCTTTAAAGTCCAATACCCTTCCGACAGTTTAACTTGCCAGCCAGCCTTAATAATGCCCCGTTGCAAGCTACTGTCTTCACCTTGATAATCCAACTCCAAAACGGCCCCGCGGTTGGTCAGGCCACTAACACGTAAAGCGGCAACACCCGCCTGCTCTTTAAGCACGTGGGTTAGCTCGGCATATTTTTTAAGATCCATACGGTGCTCAACCTGCAACACCACCCGATGGCGCATGGTAGAGCGGGTGGCGTGTTTGGCAATCCACCCTTCTTGATGTTGGCGGATTAACTGTGTAGCGATCTGTTCCGCATGGCAGCGCTGGGCATCTTCCGCATCCGCGGCATACCCGGTGGTCTGCCCCAGTTTTTGCTGGGCTGAGAGCCCGCTGCCCCCATGAATAACCTGCCCCTGACTTTGAAAAAAAGGTGCATCAAATTCATCCACAGGTGGATTACGGTACACTTGGCCATTCACCATCCAGACATGACCAACCCCATAGCGCTGGCTCACCCACCGGTAGAGCCAGGGATCACCAGACATCACCTTCTCGGGTTTTAGGTTAACCATATCCACGGTATCCCCCAACGGGGTAAAAATTTGCATGCCTATACGCTGACCGTGATATTGAATGGCTTCTATCAAGGCACGGTCAAAGGGGGCTACCTTCTCGTTATCCCGCTCCATGGTAATAAGCAATATGGGGGGAAAAGGCACCTCTGAGTAGTGTACGCCCTGACCATCCAACCGACTACGGATCTGATCACGGGAGAAGGTAACGGTCAGGGTTAAATCTACGGCGCTGCCGTCGGGTTGCCATTTTTCACTGTTAACCGTTACCCGTTTGATCAGCTTGTCGACCTCTTTACGCAGCTCAAACAGATATTTTTTCTGCTCTTGGCGTTCACTTTGCCCGATCATACGGCTAAAGAGACGATTAAGGGCAGCCCGTTTACCCCGCCACAACCCCACAGAACGCGGATTACTGGCCCTTTTGGGTAGCGGCAACTTGACCCGCACACGGATATTTTCTACCTGATAGACTGAAAGTGCCTGCTGCTGAGCTTGGGCAGAGGGCATGACAGCCAAGGCAAAAACCAGACAAATGAGGGCAAGAAGGCCCTTTTTTGGGATAGAATTGATCAAGAACATGCGCTTCCGGTTCTTCATATAGTGGAATCGTGTTGCGAGAGCCTAAGACGCGGCTTATAATCCCCCGCAAGCCAACGCAGACATTGACCTGTTCCCCACAATTTTTAGGTTGTGGTGCATACAAGTTAATGTCGAAGGCTTTATAGTACCTTCCTGTATCCACACAACAAAGGCTAAAACGGATCTTTCCATGGCCCAAAATAAAGAGACCACCCCCTCCACTGGCATGACCTACCGTGATGCAGGTGTTGATATTGATGCTGGTAACCGCTTGGTCTCCATGATCAAGCGCTCTGTTGCATCGACCCATCGCCCAGAAGTTCGTAGTGATCTGGGGGGCTTTGGTGCCCTGTTTGATCTGGACACCTCTAAGTATGAAGATCCTGTTTTGGTCTCAGCTACCGACGGTGTTGGCACCAAACTTAAGCTGGCCTTTCTCTCCGGCAAGCATGACACGGTCGGCATTGATCTGGTGGCCATGTCGGTCAATGATCTGGTTGTACAGGGTGCAGAGCCTCTGTTTTTTCTTGATTATTTTGCCTGTGGAAAGCTCTCACCAGAGACAGCAGCCACTGTGGTTGATGGTATAGCCACAGGGTGCAAACAGTCCGGTTGTGCTTTGATCGGTGGTGAGACGGCAGAAATGCCCGGCTTCTATGAAGAGGGTGAATATGATCTGGCAGGCTTTGCCGTGGGTGCTGTCGATAAAAAGAATATTATCGACGGTACAAAAATTGGCCCTGGTGACGCGATTATTGGACTGGCCTCTTCTGGCCCCCACTCCAATGGCTACTCACTGATTCGTAAATTGGTCCTGGGGGATAACGGCCCAGGACTGGATGCCGATTTTAATGGCCAAACACTGGGTGAAGCCCTGCTAACCCCCACCCATATCTATGTTTTACCTCTATTAGATGTGGCCAAAGACCACACCATTCATGGCTTGGTACACATAACCGGTGGTGGCTATTGGGAGAATATTCCCCGTATTCTGCCTGAAGGGTGCCGGGCCTTGATGAAGCGTGATAGCTGGCAGCAGCCTGAAATCTTCAACTTACTACAGAAGCTGGGCAACATTGCAGAAGATGAGATGTTGCGCACCTTCAACTGTGGCTTGGGTATGCTGGCTATTGTACCTGGAGATCAAGCCGACAGTGCCCTGGCCAAACTGCGTGCCGCTGGTGAAACAGCTGAGATCGTTGGTGAGATCACCCCTTGTGCTGAGGGTGAAGAGAAGGTGGTGATCCTGTGAGTGAAGCGCCTTTTCGCATCGGCATACTCATCTCAGGCTCCGGCAGTAACTTACAAGCCATTATAGATGGGGTCAAAAGTGGTTTTATACCTGCTGAAATTGCTGTGGTCATCAGTAATAAAGCAGATGCCTACGGCCTAACCCGTGCTAAAGAGGCGGGTATAGAGACCCTGGTTGTAGACCATAAGGCTTATGATGGGCGCACGGCCTTTGAGCATGAGCTCATTCGCGCCTTGGATGATGCAGGTGTTCAACTGGTCTGCTTGGCGGGCTTCATGCGGGTTTTGACGCCACTGTTTGTACGCCACTATCTTGGCCGCCTTATTAATATCCACCCCTCTTTACTGCCCTCGTTTACCGGATTGCATGTACAACAGCGCGCCATTGATGCCGGTGTACGCTTTAGTGGCTGCACGGTCCACTTTGTGGAAGAAGAGGTGGATGCAGGGCCCATCATCACACAGGCCGTCGTACCGGTTCTGCCGCAAGACCGTGAAGAGGACTTGGCCAAACGTATTTTGGCCCAAGAGCACACACTCTACCCTTGGGCTGTAAAGCTCTATGTCGAAGGGCGCATTCAAGTCAAAAACCGCATGGTTCATGTGACCGATGCGCAGTGGGGGGAAAACGAAGCCCTCATTGGCCCCCAAGCTGGCCAATAGTCAAAACCAAAAAACGCAACCCATGAGGTTGCGTTTTTTGGTTTCTGATCACCAGTAAGCCAAGAGACCCACCAGCCCCCCCTTAAGACAAGATGAGCCGACCAGGTTTGCTCCATCGTGGCCGCTTACGCCCCACCCCTGCCATCAACCAAAGCCTCCATGACGTGGTAACCCAGAGCCTGTTGCAAGGTCTCCCACACCTGTTTATCGGATGTGCCATAGAGATAGAGCACTTGCACCCCACCCCCTGCCACACGAACCCGGGTTCGGTTCGCGTCCACCGAGACTTTAATGCGCATACTGCCGCCACGCCCACCTTTTGGGTCAATAGGACCAGGGTGTGGTTTAAACCCAGCACGTATGAGCGCAACAGAGACTTTTCGGGCATGGGACGTCAATGTGGTATGTCGGGTCCCACGACGCCCCATTTAGACATCCGATGCGTAAGGGGCTAAAACCTGATGCAAACTTGCTTCGGTTACATCATCCACCACCACCGCAGCACCCATTTGTGTGGGGAGTACAAAGCGCATCTGCCCAGCCACCACCTTTTTATCGCGCCCCATGGCATCCAAATAAGCGGCCATGGGCTGCTTTTGCGCCGGGAACTCAGGTAGGCCCGCCCGGAGAATTAACTCTCGAACACGGCTGACAAAGGGCTTATCCACCATACCGCGGATCAAGCTCATCTCTGCCGCCATGATCATCCCCATACCCACCGCTTCACCATGTAAGTTTTCTCCATAACCTGCCAAATTTTCAATGGCATGGCCAAAGGTATGGCCTAGGTTTAACAGGGCACGCACACCTGATTCCCGTTCATCTTGCGCCACCACCTCAGCCTTAATGGCACAGCAACGGTATACCACCGATGCCAGCACTTCATATTCAAGATGAACCAGCGGTGATAAATCAGATTCCAGCAGGCTGTAGAGGGCTTCATCCCAAATAATGCCATATTTAATCACCTCAGCCAGACCCGCCAAAAGCTCCCGTTTTGGTAGGGTCTTCAACGTGGCCAGATCCATCAGCACAAGTTTGGGTTGGTAGAACGCACCAATCAGGTTCTTACCCAGAGCATGGTTAATACCGGTCTTTCCCCCCACAGAGCTATCCACCTGGGAAAGCAGCGTGGTTGGTACCTGGATATAGGGCACCCCGCGTAATAAGGAGGCCGCAGCATACCCCGCCATATCCCCTACAACACCGCCACCAAGCGCGACAATAGCCCCGCTCCGCTCAAACTTCGCCCCGATTAAGGCATCAAAAATCAGATTAAGGGTTTCCCAATTTTTATACCGCTCCCCATCTGGAAGTATAACGGGAACCACCTCAAAACCAGCCGCTTCCAAACTTTCAATGGTACGCTCGGCATAGAGAGGCGCCACCGTTTCATTGGTGACCAAACCAATTTGGTGACCTTTGAGTATTGGCTTTAATCGGCTCCCCAAGCTCTCCAGAAGACCGTCACCTATAACAATATCATAACTGCGTTCTCCCAGATCCAGGGAGAGGGTTTCACGAACCGGCATGGTCAGCTCTCAAGGGTAGATGGTGTATGATCAATGGGCCCGCACAATCTGTAACGGCCCTTTTTTCTGGGTTTGCAACTGCCAGCCGTACTGATCCAGCAGTTGGGCCAGGGCTCGATGAGCCGGTGTACTGCTCAGAGTGACATCTTCAATTTTTGGCTGTAATAGCTCTAAACCACGGATATCCAAGGCGGCACGTTGGGCCAAAAAATAAACCGCCTCCGACAAAGGGGTTTGGATAAATTGATAGCTGGCTTGTGGAAAATGAGCAACCGATGATTTCATCCAGGCACTATGGTAGGGCTGTTTGCTCAACGTCAACTGGTATCGACCATCCCGTCTGTCCAGCCGCCAATGTAGGTTGGCATTTTTTAAGGTAACGGCCAACCGAACCCCTTCATCATGGGTACCCAATTGTGCCTGTTTAACCCATGGATCTTCAATACGGGGCAAAACCACCTGGGCATGCAGCGTGTTCGGCCAATCCACCACCAAGGTTGCCGAGTCCGCCAACCAGTTTACTTGAGGTTCAGGAAGTCGGGATGCTCCGCCAAGAAACAGATGCCACGCCGCTTCGTCATACTGGATCTCTAGATGACTCAACTCTATGAGTGTGCTCTGCAGAGCTTGTGGCCACCGAACCCAAAGCCCTTTTTCTGCCATCACCACTTCAGGGGGCTGCTCTCCATTTAAGGGTAAAATACGCACGCCTTGCCCACTCCACTGCAGCTGTGCTTTGAAGTGGGGCGCCATTTTGGGTGGCTTAATGGTATTCCAAATGGCCGCTTGGCATCGTAAGGTAACACCTCCAGCGGGCCAACCTTGTAAAATTTGGCAACGTTGGGGGTGTTCTTGCAGGGCACCAACAGGAATAAAGAGTTGATGCATGCCATTTTTATGCTCATCCAAACGCGCTTGAGCCCCCCATGAGGGTAGCGTAAGCAAAAAAATCACGCCAAATAGGATAATCTGGGCCCAAACACACGGCCTGACCTTTTGGAATAGCTTTATAAACGGTAAACTATCCATTTTTGAGTACCCTTTGTTAGTTGGGGGTGCGCAATGGGACAGTGGATTTCACGCAAACGGAACGGCGAATACTCCCCATGCCGGAAAATCATACAGACAAGGGTGCACCGAAAAAAGGTGCGGTGAAACCAAAACGTAAATCCAGCTGGGTATGGCGCTGGTTTAAACGTCTTTTTGTACTGGGGTTACTCCTCTCCCTGGCAGGCGGTATTTACGGTTGGTCCATCTATCTTAAGTTCTCTAAAGATCTGCCGACGCTACGCAGTTTAGAGGAGTACCACCCCTCTTTGGTGACACGGGTGTATGCCCGAGACTACCGGTTGATGGGGGAGTTTTATATTGAGCGGCGGAAGTTTATTCCCATTAAAGATGTGCCGCCTATGCTCATTAACGCTTTTTTAGCAACAGAAGATGCTCGTTTTTACAGCCATTTTGGCCTGGACCCTGTCGGCATTGTCCGGGCTTTCATCACCAACATGAAAGCCGGTCGGGTGGTCCAGGGCGCCTCCACCATCACCCAGCAGGTGGCAAAAACATTTTTACTCACAGCCGAGCGTAGTTATACACGAAAAATTAAAGAGGCCATCCTAGCCCTGCGTATTGAAGAGTCCCTCACCAAACAGGAGATCCTTGAACTCTACATCAACCAGATCTATCTGGGTGCAGGCGCTTACGGGGTTAGCTCCGCAGCACGTATTTATTTCAATAAAGATGTCTCAGAGTTGACCATTGCCCAGATGGCGATGCTTGCCGCTCTGCCTAAGGCCCCTTCCCGCTATTCACCATGGCGCTACAAAACGCGGGCAAAAAAACGACAACGGGCTGTTTTACAGCGCATGTATGATGTTGGCCACATCAACCGTGAGCAAGCCAAAGCAGAGGTCTCACGCCCCTTGGATCTGGCCCG
The Magnetococcus sp. PR-3 DNA segment above includes these coding regions:
- a CDS encoding sulfite exporter TauE/SafE family protein gives rise to the protein MLTLIIASACAGLLAGVIAGLFGVGGGIILVPTLLLLFVWHGVDATVVMQMAVATSLATIIVTNLSATWHHHKRNAVLWPMVRWFAPGLLLGAWSGAWLAAWMEGDQLRMLFGLFEVLVGIKMLTAKKDGGGVGHHWPRWSRPVMGGLIGGISSLFGIGGGTLSVPTLSLLFDLPMQRAVATSSAMGLVLALFGTVGFVQAGQGVANLPPWGVGFIAWPVFLSIIAATLITTPFGVKLAHGMDAVKLKKGFGLFLLLVGIKLVLG
- the bufB gene encoding MNIO family bufferin maturase yields the protein MALTPILNSSFSQRLGDVRKVEKSCLTAYPPTSWVGVGYREVHAQTFPVETSAVGWIEVHPENYMVAGGARLARLDELRCHYPISAHGVGLSLGRSDDIDRAHLSRLKQFIDRYEPALISEHLSWSMFEGVYYNDLLPLPYDDEALAVVARHIDVAQEYLGRTLLIENPSRYISFNRCDEREEPEFMNALCAKTGCGVLLDINNVVVSGHNLGLNVEAYFEAIEDRYVGEIHVAGHRTQYHDGESYLLDDHGCAPCEEVVAYLQKRLAQFGPRPVLLEWDTNLPSVESLLATAHQLTACFSTPVKPLKGSNHAYSISTV
- a CDS encoding BufA1 family periplasmic bufferin-type metallophore; protein product: MNEKKHSAAAVVFAGALALAASGAVTGTAEAGVKCFGVAKAGENDCGNASGTHMCAGKAIKDYSGDEWKEMDAVKCVQMKGKLEPFNGINPDIKQ
- the purN gene encoding phosphoribosylglycinamide formyltransferase; amino-acid sequence: MSEAPFRIGILISGSGSNLQAIIDGVKSGFIPAEIAVVISNKADAYGLTRAKEAGIETLVVDHKAYDGRTAFEHELIRALDDAGVQLVCLAGFMRVLTPLFVRHYLGRLINIHPSLLPSFTGLHVQQRAIDAGVRFSGCTVHFVEEEVDAGPIITQAVVPVLPQDREEDLAKRILAQEHTLYPWAVKLYVEGRIQVKNRMVHVTDAQWGENEALIGPQAGQ
- a CDS encoding DUF2066 domain-containing protein, producing MPSAQAQQQALSVYQVENIRVRVKLPLPKRASNPRSVGLWRGKRAALNRLFSRMIGQSERQEQKKYLFELRKEVDKLIKRVTVNSEKWQPDGSAVDLTLTVTFSRDQIRSRLDGQGVHYSEVPFPPILLITMERDNEKVAPFDRALIEAIQYHGQRIGMQIFTPLGDTVDMVNLKPEKVMSGDPWLYRWVSQRYGVGHVWMVNGQVYRNPPVDEFDAPFFQSQGQVIHGGSGLSAQQKLGQTTGYAADAEDAQRCHAEQIATQLIRQHQEGWIAKHATRSTMRHRVVLQVEHRMDLKKYAELTHVLKEQAGVAALRVSGLTNRGAVLELDYQGEDSSLQRGIIKAGWQVKLSEGYWTLKPLTFPGPFNNPFARSGSRGG
- the purM gene encoding phosphoribosylformylglycinamidine cyclo-ligase: MAQNKETTPSTGMTYRDAGVDIDAGNRLVSMIKRSVASTHRPEVRSDLGGFGALFDLDTSKYEDPVLVSATDGVGTKLKLAFLSGKHDTVGIDLVAMSVNDLVVQGAEPLFFLDYFACGKLSPETAATVVDGIATGCKQSGCALIGGETAEMPGFYEEGEYDLAGFAVGAVDKKNIIDGTKIGPGDAIIGLASSGPHSNGYSLIRKLVLGDNGPGLDADFNGQTLGEALLTPTHIYVLPLLDVAKDHTIHGLVHITGGGYWENIPRILPEGCRALMKRDSWQQPEIFNLLQKLGNIAEDEMLRTFNCGLGMLAIVPGDQADSALAKLRAAGETAEIVGEITPCAEGEEKVVIL
- the aroB gene encoding 3-dehydroquinate synthase yields the protein MPVRETLSLDLGERSYDIVIGDGLLESLGSRLKPILKGHQIGLVTNETVAPLYAERTIESLEAAGFEVVPVILPDGERYKNWETLNLIFDALIGAKFERSGAIVALGGGVVGDMAGYAAASLLRGVPYIQVPTTLLSQVDSSVGGKTGINHALGKNLIGAFYQPKLVLMDLATLKTLPKRELLAGLAEVIKYGIIWDEALYSLLESDLSPLVHLEYEVLASVVYRCCAIKAEVVAQDERESGVRALLNLGHTFGHAIENLAGYGENLHGEAVGMGMIMAAEMSLIRGMVDKPFVSRVRELILRAGLPEFPAQKQPMAAYLDAMGRDKKVVAGQMRFVLPTQMGAAVVVDDVTEASLHQVLAPYASDV
- a CDS encoding DnaA/Hda family protein gives rise to the protein MDQTPAQLLIAFPLDPVLSWENLVVGDHNAIAANGVRQLQAATVPGLILTGDAGVGKSHLLQAAVASVRLEHGEQSAVYLDLATLSKHLANQPKEHSEALLSRFIDRYGRCRLAAIDELELLEGTPALQEGVLYLYNRLRAVGGHLLGAGRIDPSSMAGLRDDLRSRLLWGPVLHIDEPDEASLDAIMDKLASDRQLRLSEAVRHFLLMRLPRQVPEFARTIERLDKEALRQQRPITVPLAKEVLGL
- a CDS encoding CDP-alcohol phosphatidyltransferase family protein; this translates as MNVPNLLSFARIFMVPIFIWCMIKGYAEWALWIFVIAGVTDALDGYLAKKWDQVTELGGYLDPIADKLLLIAGFVVLAWSHMVPLWLTLLVITRDLVIVGGAIVYQILTGDLKIEPLWISKLNTVAQIVLLGVVMAHSSYGWFVGVTDIMVWVVLLTTVSSGFAYIWSWTHRAEDRGVTTGFFGGQE